Proteins from a single region of Lysinibacillus sp. JNUCC-52:
- the pyrE gene encoding orotate phosphoribosyltransferase: MTLQNEIAHAMLKVGAVELNPTDLFTWASGIQSPIYCDTRLTISDPVIRKQLANGLAKIIKENFEATEIVAGTATAGIPHAAWVSDILDLPMVYVRSKAKEHGRGNQIEGKYAAGQKVVVVEDIVSTGGSSITAVEALRAAGCEVLGVVCVYTYNLPRAEQAFEEAGIQYVSLTNFDYLIEAANESGAIKEEDIPFLKDWHAKLKAGEL, translated from the coding sequence ATGACATTACAAAACGAAATCGCACACGCTATGCTAAAGGTAGGCGCAGTTGAATTAAATCCAACAGATCTTTTCACATGGGCATCAGGCATTCAATCACCGATATACTGTGATACTCGCTTAACTATTTCAGATCCAGTGATCCGTAAGCAATTGGCAAACGGCTTAGCAAAAATCATTAAAGAAAATTTCGAGGCTACAGAAATCGTAGCGGGTACTGCTACAGCAGGTATCCCACATGCTGCGTGGGTAAGTGACATTTTAGACTTACCTATGGTGTACGTCCGTTCAAAGGCAAAAGAGCATGGCCGTGGCAATCAAATTGAAGGAAAATACGCAGCGGGTCAAAAAGTCGTTGTAGTAGAAGATATTGTGTCAACAGGTGGTTCCTCTATTACAGCAGTAGAAGCTTTACGTGCAGCAGGTTGTGAGGTACTAGGTGTCGTATGTGTCTACACATATAATTTACCACGTGCTGAGCAAGCATTTGAAGAAGCTGGCATCCAATATGTATCTTTAACAAACTTTGATTATTTAATTGAAGCAGCGAACGAATCAGGTGCTATTAAAGAGGAAGATATTCCATTTTTAAAAGATTGGCATGCAAAACTGAAAGCTGGCGAACTATAA
- a CDS encoding carbamoyl phosphate synthase small subunit, which translates to MKKRLLILEDGTVFTGTAFGSERASQGEVVFTTGMTGYQETISDPSFYGQIVTLTYPLIGNYGINRDDFESITPAIRGFVVRELAKTPSNFRCDLTVDEYLTSKDIPGIEGIDTRKLTRIIRSKGSVKAILTAADEEVNVEETVAKLQATPAITHHVREVSPKAAYPSPGRGKRVVLIDYGMKHGILRELNKRDCDVLVVPYNTPAAEILAWHPDGIMLSNGPGNPEDVAEGIETVRDLIGKVPMFGICLGHQIFSLASGAKAFKLPFGHRGGNHPVKDLRTGRTDLTSQNHGYAIDIESLKDTDLELTHIALNDGTCEGVRHKKYPIFTVQYHPEASPGPEDSNHLFDEFIEMMEVEAGKGKQHA; encoded by the coding sequence ATGAAAAAACGTTTACTTATTTTAGAAGATGGCACAGTATTTACAGGCACAGCGTTCGGTAGCGAGCGAGCTTCACAAGGTGAGGTCGTATTCACAACAGGGATGACAGGTTATCAAGAAACGATTTCAGATCCTTCATTCTACGGACAAATCGTAACGTTAACATACCCACTTATCGGTAACTACGGTATTAACCGTGATGATTTCGAATCAATTACACCTGCAATTCGTGGATTTGTAGTTCGCGAACTAGCAAAAACACCGTCAAACTTCAGATGTGATTTAACAGTTGATGAATATTTAACATCAAAAGATATCCCAGGGATTGAAGGTATTGATACACGTAAATTAACACGCATTATTCGTAGCAAAGGATCTGTTAAAGCGATATTAACAGCGGCTGACGAAGAAGTGAATGTAGAAGAAACCGTTGCAAAACTACAAGCGACACCAGCCATTACACATCATGTGCGCGAAGTATCGCCAAAGGCTGCATACCCATCTCCAGGTCGTGGCAAACGAGTAGTATTAATTGACTACGGTATGAAGCATGGTATTCTTCGTGAATTAAATAAACGTGATTGCGATGTACTCGTTGTTCCTTACAACACACCAGCAGCAGAAATTTTAGCATGGCATCCAGATGGCATTATGCTGTCAAACGGTCCAGGGAATCCTGAAGACGTTGCAGAAGGTATCGAAACTGTACGCGATTTAATCGGAAAAGTGCCAATGTTCGGTATTTGCTTAGGGCACCAAATATTCTCATTAGCAAGTGGCGCAAAGGCATTTAAATTACCATTCGGTCACCGTGGTGGTAACCATCCAGTAAAAGATTTACGCACAGGTCGTACAGATTTAACATCTCAAAACCATGGCTATGCAATCGATATTGAGTCTTTAAAAGATACAGATTTAGAATTAACACATATCGCATTAAATGATGGTACTTGTGAAGGCGTACGTCATAAGAAATATCCGATTTTCACGGTACAATATCACCCAGAAGCATCACCAGGACCAGAAGATTCAAACCACTTATTTGATGAATTCATTGAAATGATGGAAGTAGAAGCAGGGAAGGGGAAACAACATGCCTAA
- a CDS encoding dihydroorotate dehydrogenase has product MSRLNIQIPGLNLKNPIMPASGCFGFGREYAQLYDLSKLGAIMIKATTVETRPGNPTPRVAETAAGMLNAIGLQNPGIEKVMNEELKFLEGYDVPIIANVAGTETADYVEVARRISAAPNVKALELNISCPNVKCGGIQFGTDPATARELVAAVKAVSEVPVYVKLSPNVTNIVEIAQAVEAGGADGITMINTLIGMRLHERTGKPVIANGTGGLSGPAVKPVAIRMVYEVYKAVNIPIIGMGGVSEAQDVIDFMSAGASAVAVGTANFVDHFVCPNIIEELPAKLDALGVEHITDIIGRSHR; this is encoded by the coding sequence ATGAGTCGTTTAAATATCCAAATACCTGGCTTAAATTTAAAAAATCCAATTATGCCAGCTTCAGGCTGCTTCGGCTTTGGTCGTGAATATGCACAGCTATACGATTTATCGAAGCTTGGCGCTATTATGATTAAAGCAACAACAGTGGAAACAAGACCTGGCAATCCAACACCACGTGTAGCGGAAACAGCAGCAGGGATGCTAAATGCCATTGGCTTACAAAATCCTGGTATTGAAAAAGTAATGAATGAAGAATTAAAGTTTTTAGAAGGCTATGATGTGCCAATCATCGCCAATGTAGCTGGAACTGAAACAGCAGATTATGTGGAAGTTGCACGTCGCATCTCTGCAGCACCGAATGTAAAAGCGCTAGAACTGAATATTTCTTGCCCGAATGTAAAATGTGGGGGTATACAATTCGGTACAGACCCAGCAACAGCACGAGAGCTCGTTGCGGCAGTAAAAGCTGTTTCAGAAGTACCTGTTTACGTAAAATTATCACCAAACGTAACGAATATCGTAGAAATCGCTCAAGCAGTGGAAGCAGGCGGAGCGGATGGTATTACGATGATTAACACTTTAATCGGCATGCGTTTACATGAGCGTACAGGTAAACCAGTTATTGCAAATGGTACAGGAGGCTTATCTGGCCCAGCAGTAAAACCAGTTGCCATTCGTATGGTATATGAGGTATATAAAGCCGTTAATATTCCGATTATTGGAATGGGCGGAGTGAGCGAAGCGCAAGATGTTATTGACTTTATGTCAGCAGGTGCATCAGCAGTCGCAGTTGGGACAGCCAATTTTGTAGACCATTTCGTTTGCCCGAACATCATTGAGGAGTTACCAGCAAAGCTTGACGCATTAGGCGTAGAGCATATTACGGACATAATCGGAAGGAGCCATCGTTAA
- a CDS encoding dihydroorotase produces the protein MTKVLQNVQMLNEQGELHTVNIAMVDGKITAIGQEVDVAGAEIIEGNGLVVAPGFVDVHTHLREPGFEHKETIATGSASAAKGGFTTICAMPNTKPVPDTVENMQLINGLIKESAVIRVLPYGSLTQDISGEVRTDIAELKAHGAVAFSDDGVGIQLASTMYEQMQDAAKHDMVVVAHCEDNSLIYDGVMHEGKRNKELGLPGIPSICESVQIARDVLLAEAAGARYHVCHVSTKESVRSVRDAKAAGIRVTAEVCPHHLLLEEMNIPSDDANWKMNPPLRGADDKDSLHAALLDGTIDCIATDHAPHTIEEKCCGMVGAPFGIVGFETAFPLLYTQFVETGKWTLKQLIDWMTVKAAQIFDLPYGTLEVGASADMVLIDVKKEQTIDAEGFVSKGRNTPFNGWVAKGWPVVTIFEGNIVYQEAE, from the coding sequence ATGACAAAAGTACTTCAAAATGTGCAAATGTTAAATGAACAAGGTGAACTGCATACAGTGAATATCGCCATGGTCGATGGCAAAATTACTGCCATTGGACAAGAGGTCGATGTAGCTGGTGCGGAAATTATCGAAGGAAATGGTTTAGTTGTTGCTCCAGGCTTTGTAGATGTACACACACATTTGCGCGAGCCAGGTTTTGAACATAAAGAAACAATTGCCACAGGCTCTGCATCAGCAGCTAAAGGTGGTTTTACAACGATTTGTGCAATGCCGAATACAAAACCAGTGCCTGACACTGTAGAAAACATGCAACTAATTAACGGTCTTATAAAAGAAAGTGCAGTGATTCGTGTATTGCCATATGGCTCATTAACACAAGACATTTCTGGTGAAGTTCGTACGGATATCGCGGAATTAAAAGCACATGGTGCTGTCGCTTTCTCAGACGATGGAGTAGGAATCCAATTAGCTTCAACGATGTACGAACAAATGCAGGATGCAGCAAAGCATGACATGGTTGTTGTAGCACACTGTGAAGATAATTCATTAATTTATGATGGTGTCATGCATGAGGGCAAGCGCAACAAGGAGCTAGGGCTACCAGGCATTCCGTCCATTTGTGAATCTGTTCAAATCGCACGCGATGTTCTTCTTGCCGAAGCTGCAGGTGCACGCTACCATGTGTGTCACGTATCAACAAAAGAATCTGTACGCTCAGTGCGAGACGCAAAAGCAGCAGGCATTCGCGTCACTGCAGAAGTTTGTCCACACCACTTATTACTTGAAGAGATGAATATTCCATCAGATGATGCGAACTGGAAAATGAACCCACCATTACGCGGTGCGGACGATAAAGATTCTCTACATGCAGCACTTCTTGATGGCACAATCGACTGCATCGCAACAGATCATGCACCACATACAATAGAAGAAAAATGTTGCGGTATGGTGGGCGCACCATTTGGCATCGTCGGTTTTGAAACAGCCTTCCCATTGTTATATACACAATTTGTTGAAACAGGGAAATGGACTTTAAAGCAATTAATTGATTGGATGACTGTGAAAGCTGCCCAAATTTTTGACTTACCATACGGAACGTTAGAAGTGGGTGCATCAGCAGACATGGTTTTAATTGATGTAAAGAAAGAACAAACAATTGATGCAGAAGGTTTTGTATCAAAAGGTCGCAATACACCATTCAATGGTTGGGTTGCGAAAGGTTGGCCAGTAGTAACTATTTTTGAAGGTAATATCGTATACCAGGAGGCAGAGTAA
- a CDS encoding aspartate carbamoyltransferase catalytic subunit has protein sequence MKNLLSMEHLTTEEINSILHRAQAFENGETSSLSRAYNVANLFFEPSTRTKTSFEMAERKVGCTVIPFDAGFSSVTKGETMYDTVKTLEMIGMDAVVIRAKEDEYYNELLEGIHVAVINAGDGAGQHPSQSLLDLYTIKKEFGSFEGLNITIAGDISHSRVAKSNASALQRLGANVHFLCPEEWAGDFNAHHSWDDLIEISDVIMLLRVQHERHKVNKSFSKESYHEEYGLTVEREKKMKEKAIIMHPAPVNRDVEIASELVECERSRIFEQVRNGVYTRMAIIETILQGRE, from the coding sequence ATGAAGAACTTATTATCAATGGAACATTTAACAACTGAAGAAATTAACAGCATTTTACATCGTGCGCAGGCTTTTGAAAATGGCGAAACATCATCGTTATCTCGTGCTTACAACGTTGCAAACTTATTTTTTGAACCAAGTACCCGAACGAAAACGAGCTTTGAGATGGCAGAGCGGAAAGTCGGCTGTACTGTAATCCCGTTTGACGCAGGCTTTTCAAGTGTGACAAAGGGTGAAACGATGTACGACACAGTCAAAACATTAGAAATGATTGGCATGGATGCGGTCGTTATCCGAGCAAAAGAGGATGAGTATTATAACGAGCTACTAGAAGGCATTCATGTTGCAGTTATAAACGCAGGCGATGGCGCTGGTCAACATCCATCACAATCATTACTTGATCTGTATACGATAAAAAAAGAGTTTGGTTCTTTTGAAGGGTTAAATATCACAATCGCGGGAGATATATCGCATAGTCGTGTCGCGAAATCAAATGCTTCGGCGCTACAACGACTAGGAGCAAATGTGCACTTCCTGTGCCCCGAAGAATGGGCAGGAGATTTCAATGCACATCATTCTTGGGATGATTTAATTGAAATAAGCGATGTCATTATGTTACTTCGTGTACAACATGAACGTCATAAAGTAAATAAAAGCTTCTCAAAAGAAAGCTATCATGAAGAGTACGGATTGACAGTGGAACGTGAGAAGAAAATGAAGGAAAAAGCAATTATTATGCATCCTGCACCAGTTAACCGTGATGTAGAAATTGCATCAGAGCTAGTTGAATGCGAACGTTCTCGCATTTTTGAGCAAGTACGTAACGGTGTATATACACGCATGGCAATTATCGAAACAATTTTACAAGGGAGAGAATAA
- the carB gene encoding carbamoyl-phosphate synthase large subunit — translation MPKRTDIETILVIGSGPIVIGQAAEFDYAGTQACLSLKEEGYRVILINSNPATIMTDTEIADKVYIEPITLEFVSRILRKERPDAILPTLGGQTGLNMAIELDNSGILNELNIEILGTKLDAIHKAEDRDLFRNLMYELGAPVPESDIIHNLDEAKNFVAKIGYPVIVRPAFTLGGTGGGICYNDQDLEEIVTSGLKYSPVTQCLLEKSIAGFKEIEYEVMRDAADNAIVVCNMENVDPVGIHTGDSIVVAPTQTLSDRENQMLRNISLKIIRALKIEGGCNVQLALDPYSFDYYVIEVNPRVSRSSALASKATGYPIAKLAAKIAVGLTLDEIKNPVTGSTYACFEPALDYIVAKIPRWPFDKFESAKRNLGTQMKATGEVMALGRTFEEAMLKAVRSLETGQVHLELKHAEDNSDSWIEKRIRKAGDERLFFIGEALRRGVTIEQIHEWSAIDLFFLNKFKNIVDMEQTLADNKNDKKVLRTAKRLGFADKKVAELWDTTQEAIYAYRKENGIVPVYKMVDTCAAEFESETPYFYGTYEEENESIKSDKPSVIVLGSGPIRIGQGVEFDYATVHSVWAIQEAGYEAIIINSNPETVSTDFSISDKLYFEPLTIEDVMHIIDLEQPIGVVVQFGGQTAINLADKLAANGVKILGTSLEDIDRAENRDKFEQALHALDIPQPPGETAVSTEEALAIGERLGFPVLVRPSYVLGGRAMEIVYNEEELQHYMENAVEASPDHPVLVDRYLTGQEIEVDAICDGENVLIPGIMEHIERAGVHSGDSISVYPPQKLTQTQKDTLVDYTTRLAKGLGIIGLMNIQYVISHGEVYVIEVNPRSSRTVPFLSKITNIPMANIATKAILGKSIVEQGYPTGLAAEQKGVFVKVPVFSFAKLRRVDITLGPEMKSTGEVMGKDATLEKALYKGLVAAGMEIRTEGTVLFTVSDKDKEEAIALAKRFSTVGYRIVATEGTAQAFEAAGVRTDVVGKIGAKGQTLLDLIQNGEAQLVVNTLTKGKQPARDGFRIRRESVENGVPCLTSLDTAEAMLRVIESMTFTAEQMPKAEVVH, via the coding sequence ATGCCTAAACGTACAGATATAGAAACTATTTTAGTAATCGGGTCAGGCCCAATCGTCATCGGACAAGCAGCAGAATTTGACTATGCAGGCACACAAGCTTGTCTTTCATTAAAAGAAGAAGGCTACCGCGTTATTTTAATAAACTCAAACCCTGCAACAATTATGACAGATACTGAAATTGCAGATAAAGTATACATTGAACCAATCACACTAGAATTTGTATCACGCATTTTACGTAAAGAACGTCCAGATGCAATTCTACCAACACTAGGTGGTCAAACAGGTTTAAATATGGCAATCGAGTTAGACAACTCAGGAATTTTAAATGAGCTAAATATCGAAATTCTTGGTACAAAACTTGATGCTATCCATAAAGCAGAAGACCGTGACTTATTCCGTAACTTAATGTACGAACTTGGTGCACCAGTACCTGAGTCAGACATTATCCATAACTTAGATGAAGCGAAAAACTTTGTCGCAAAAATCGGTTATCCAGTAATCGTGCGCCCTGCATTCACACTTGGAGGTACAGGTGGCGGTATTTGTTATAACGATCAAGACTTAGAAGAAATCGTTACATCAGGTTTGAAATATTCGCCAGTGACACAATGTTTACTTGAAAAATCAATTGCGGGCTTTAAAGAGATTGAATATGAAGTAATGCGTGATGCAGCTGACAATGCAATTGTTGTTTGTAACATGGAAAATGTCGATCCAGTCGGTATTCATACAGGTGATTCAATCGTAGTAGCACCAACACAAACACTTTCTGACCGCGAAAACCAAATGTTACGTAATATCTCACTAAAAATTATTCGCGCACTAAAAATTGAAGGTGGCTGTAACGTACAGTTAGCCCTTGATCCATATAGCTTCGACTACTATGTAATCGAAGTAAACCCACGTGTATCTCGTTCATCTGCATTAGCTTCAAAAGCAACGGGTTACCCAATTGCGAAGCTAGCAGCAAAAATTGCAGTAGGCTTAACGTTAGATGAAATTAAAAATCCAGTTACTGGTTCAACTTACGCTTGCTTCGAGCCAGCATTAGACTACATCGTCGCGAAAATTCCACGCTGGCCATTCGATAAATTCGAATCAGCAAAACGTAACCTAGGCACACAAATGAAGGCTACTGGGGAAGTAATGGCGCTTGGTCGTACGTTCGAGGAAGCAATGCTAAAAGCTGTACGTTCACTTGAAACAGGTCAAGTTCATCTAGAGCTAAAACATGCTGAAGATAACTCTGATTCTTGGATTGAAAAACGCATCCGTAAAGCGGGCGATGAGCGTTTATTCTTCATCGGAGAAGCATTGCGCCGCGGAGTAACAATCGAGCAAATTCATGAATGGTCTGCAATCGACTTATTCTTCTTAAATAAATTCAAAAACATCGTAGATATGGAGCAAACACTTGCTGACAATAAAAACGATAAAAAAGTATTACGTACAGCAAAACGTTTAGGCTTTGCGGATAAAAAAGTCGCGGAACTATGGGACACAACGCAAGAAGCAATCTATGCATATCGTAAAGAAAATGGCATTGTCCCTGTCTATAAAATGGTGGATACATGTGCAGCAGAGTTCGAATCAGAAACACCATATTTCTATGGCACTTATGAGGAAGAAAATGAATCTATCAAGTCTGATAAACCATCTGTCATCGTATTAGGGTCAGGCCCAATCCGTATCGGTCAAGGGGTAGAGTTCGATTACGCTACAGTGCACTCAGTTTGGGCTATCCAAGAAGCAGGCTATGAAGCAATCATTATTAACTCAAATCCAGAAACAGTATCAACTGACTTCTCAATTTCAGATAAATTATACTTTGAGCCATTAACGATCGAGGACGTAATGCACATTATCGATTTAGAACAACCAATTGGCGTAGTTGTGCAATTCGGTGGTCAAACAGCTATTAACCTAGCTGATAAATTGGCTGCAAATGGTGTGAAAATTTTAGGTACATCGTTAGAAGACATCGATCGTGCTGAAAACCGCGATAAATTCGAACAAGCATTACATGCATTAGACATTCCACAGCCTCCAGGTGAAACGGCTGTATCAACAGAAGAAGCACTTGCGATTGGTGAACGCTTAGGCTTCCCAGTGCTAGTACGCCCTTCGTATGTACTAGGTGGACGTGCAATGGAAATTGTTTATAACGAAGAAGAATTACAACATTATATGGAAAACGCTGTTGAGGCTTCACCTGATCACCCAGTTTTAGTAGACCGATACTTAACAGGTCAAGAAATTGAAGTAGATGCGATTTGTGACGGTGAAAATGTATTAATCCCAGGTATTATGGAACATATCGAACGTGCAGGGGTACACTCTGGTGACTCGATTTCTGTATACCCACCACAAAAATTAACACAAACGCAAAAAGATACGTTAGTCGACTATACTACGCGTCTAGCAAAAGGTCTTGGTATCATCGGCTTAATGAACATCCAGTATGTAATTTCACATGGTGAAGTATATGTGATTGAGGTAAACCCTCGCTCATCTCGTACAGTACCGTTCTTAAGTAAAATTACGAACATTCCAATGGCAAACATTGCAACAAAAGCCATTCTTGGTAAATCAATCGTAGAACAAGGCTATCCAACAGGCTTAGCAGCAGAGCAAAAAGGTGTGTTTGTGAAAGTACCAGTATTCTCATTCGCAAAATTACGCCGCGTGGACATTACATTAGGGCCTGAAATGAAATCAACAGGGGAAGTAATGGGGAAAGATGCCACTTTAGAAAAAGCCCTTTACAAAGGCTTAGTTGCAGCTGGCATGGAAATTCGCACAGAAGGCACAGTATTATTCACTGTATCTGATAAGGATAAAGAAGAAGCAATTGCACTTGCCAAACGCTTCTCAACAGTTGGCTACCGCATCGTTGCGACAGAAGGTACAGCACAAGCATTTGAAGCAGCAGGCGTACGTACAGATGTTGTAGGTAAAATCGGTGCAAAAGGCCAAACGCTATTAGACTTAATTCAAAACGGTGAAGCACAGTTAGTAGTCAACACATTAACAAAAGGCAAACAACCAGCTCGTGATGGATTCCGAATTCGTCGTGAATCTGTAGAAAATGGCGTACCTTGCTTAACTTCATTAGATACAGCAGAAGCAATGCTGCGTGTAATTGAATCAATGACATTTACAGCAGAACAAATGCCAAAAGCGGAGGTAGTACATTAA
- a CDS encoding dihydroorotate dehydrogenase electron transfer subunit — MIRQEKMTVVSQKQIATNIFELTLRGELVQDMTPGQFVHVKVSDSLEPLLRRPISIANIDKDNSEFTMIYRAEGRGTQVLATNREGQLVNVLGPIGNGFPVDAVKAGGTALLVGGGIGVPPLHELSKQLHARGVKTIHVLGFQSEDVCFYEEQFNALGETHYVTVDGSKGTKGFVTNVLETRAPEFDVFYSCGPLPMLKALEGFYPEKEGYLSFEERMGCGIGACFACVCKTTDQIEKDYVKVCSDGPVFPKGTVAL, encoded by the coding sequence ATGATTCGTCAAGAGAAAATGACGGTCGTCTCTCAAAAGCAAATTGCGACAAACATTTTCGAATTGACACTTCGTGGTGAACTGGTTCAGGATATGACTCCTGGCCAGTTTGTCCATGTAAAGGTGTCAGATTCATTGGAGCCGCTTTTACGTCGACCAATCAGTATAGCAAACATAGATAAAGACAACAGTGAATTTACAATGATTTACCGTGCGGAAGGTCGAGGAACGCAAGTATTAGCAACAAATCGTGAAGGGCAGTTAGTCAATGTCCTTGGCCCAATTGGTAATGGCTTCCCAGTCGACGCTGTAAAGGCAGGTGGGACTGCATTGTTAGTTGGTGGCGGCATCGGTGTACCACCTTTACATGAACTTTCCAAACAGCTTCATGCTCGTGGTGTGAAAACAATCCATGTATTAGGCTTCCAATCAGAAGATGTTTGCTTCTATGAGGAGCAGTTTAATGCACTTGGTGAAACGCATTACGTAACAGTAGATGGATCGAAAGGAACGAAGGGCTTTGTAACAAACGTGTTAGAAACGCGTGCACCCGAGTTTGATGTGTTCTATTCTTGTGGTCCTCTACCAATGCTAAAAGCGTTAGAAGGCTTCTACCCAGAAAAAGAAGGGTACTTATCTTTTGAAGAGCGCATGGGTTGTGGCATTGGGGCTTGCTTCGCATGTGTATGCAAGACAACAGATCAAATTGAAAAAGACTATGTCAAAGTGTGCTCTGACGGTCCAGTATTCCCGAAAGGTACGGTGGCATTATGA
- the pyrF gene encoding orotidine-5'-phosphate decarboxylase, producing MNTKPILALDFPGEAEVFKFLAHFQEPLFVKIGMELYMQEGPDIVRKVKDLGHDIFLDLKLHDIPNTVGSAMKGLAKLGVDLVNVHAAGGRPMMEAALEGLEAGTPAGRACAALIAVTQLTSTTEAQMQTEQKIALTLQESVLHYASLTKQAGLNGVVCSVHEAQAIAEVCGEDFLRVTPGIRLAGGDAHDQKRIATPDGAKRDGSSLIVVGRAVTGAQDPVAAYKIVSELWEATK from the coding sequence ATGAATACAAAACCAATACTAGCACTTGATTTCCCAGGTGAGGCGGAAGTTTTCAAGTTTTTAGCACATTTTCAAGAGCCTCTTTTCGTAAAAATTGGTATGGAGCTTTATATGCAGGAAGGTCCTGATATTGTACGTAAAGTGAAGGATTTAGGTCACGATATTTTCCTAGATTTAAAGCTACATGATATTCCAAATACTGTTGGCTCAGCGATGAAAGGTTTAGCAAAATTAGGGGTAGATTTAGTCAATGTACATGCAGCAGGCGGTCGCCCAATGATGGAAGCAGCACTCGAAGGCCTAGAAGCGGGTACACCAGCGGGTCGAGCGTGTGCAGCGTTAATTGCTGTGACTCAATTAACATCTACTACTGAAGCGCAAATGCAAACAGAGCAAAAAATTGCATTAACATTACAAGAATCTGTATTACATTATGCTAGCTTAACAAAACAAGCAGGCTTAAATGGTGTTGTCTGCTCGGTTCATGAAGCACAGGCAATCGCCGAAGTGTGCGGTGAGGACTTCTTACGTGTCACACCAGGTATTCGTTTAGCTGGTGGTGACGCACACGATCAAAAACGTATCGCTACGCCAGACGGCGCAAAACGTGATGGATCTTCGTTAATCGTAGTTGGGCGTGCCGTTACAGGCGCCCAAGATCCAGTGGCAGCATATAAAATCGTAAGTGAATTATGGGAGGCAACAAAATGA
- a CDS encoding ABC transporter ATP-binding protein, which yields MSEMNLILEVKNLKTGFDIDGEIYHAVDNVSFTVKPGQIVGIVGESGCGKSVMSLSIMQLLPQGIGKVTGGEIKFQGKNIEGYKSDEMNKIRGKDISMIFQEPMTSLNPVFTIGNQIEEILLNHLPISKTEARKQSIELLKSVGIPRPDKIVDEYPHQLSGGMRQRVMIAIAIACHPKLLIADEPTTALDVTVQAQILELLRKIQAENDMSIILITHDLGVVAEMCDEVIIMYAGKIVERTNVDNLFYNPKHPYTKLLMASIPRIDIEVSELTTIQGIVPSLKNMPTVGCRFADRCPSVKPECSTVTPQLVNIGEGHEVSCLLYEGSILEKV from the coding sequence ATGAGTGAAATGAATTTAATACTTGAAGTGAAAAACCTTAAAACTGGTTTTGATATAGACGGAGAAATATATCACGCGGTTGATAACGTTTCGTTTACCGTTAAGCCAGGCCAAATTGTAGGTATTGTAGGGGAATCTGGTTGTGGGAAAAGTGTGATGTCACTATCAATCATGCAATTACTTCCTCAAGGGATTGGCAAAGTTACTGGAGGAGAAATAAAGTTTCAAGGCAAAAATATTGAAGGCTACAAAAGTGATGAGATGAATAAAATACGAGGCAAAGATATTAGTATGATCTTCCAAGAGCCTATGACATCTTTAAACCCTGTATTTACAATTGGCAATCAGATTGAGGAGATTTTATTAAACCATCTACCAATCTCGAAAACAGAAGCAAGAAAGCAATCAATTGAATTATTAAAAAGTGTAGGCATACCAAGACCAGATAAAATTGTGGATGAATATCCACATCAACTATCAGGTGGGATGCGACAAAGGGTCATGATTGCAATTGCCATCGCTTGTCATCCAAAGCTTTTAATTGCTGATGAACCTACTACTGCATTAGATGTAACTGTACAGGCCCAAATACTTGAACTGCTAAGAAAAATTCAAGCGGAAAATGATATGTCTATTATTTTAATTACGCATGATTTAGGTGTAGTGGCAGAAATGTGTGATGAAGTCATCATTATGTATGCTGGAAAAATTGTAGAGCGTACGAATGTGGACAATCTTTTTTATAATCCGAAGCATCCTTATACAAAGCTATTAATGGCATCCATTCCACGTATTGATATTGAGGTTAGTGAGCTAACAACAATTCAAGGTATTGTGCCATCTTTAAAAAATATGCCGACAGTCGGCTGTCGATTTGCCGATAGATGCCCGTCAGTGAAACCAGAATGTAGTACGGTAACGCCTCAGCTTGTCAATATTGGCGAGGGTCATGAGGTTTCGTGCTTACTATATGAAGGTTCTATCCTAGAGAAGGTGTGA